The DNA segment ATCTGGTATTTATTGCTGTGGCTGGTGAGACGGCGACAATTTCCCAACCCCGGTGTTTAGTGGTGGCGGAAAGTGGTTCTCAGGTGAGTGTAATTGAGGAGTTTGTTACCCCAAATGTAGACGAGGGGGTTTACCTAACCAACGCAGTTACGGAAATTACGATCGCCGACAATGCCCAAGTGGTTCACACTAGAGTTGAGAATGAAAGTAAGCAGGCTTTCCATATCGGGAAAACTGCGGTAACCCAGGCGCGTTACAGTCGCTATACTTGTCACGCCGTAACTTTGGGTGGGAAAATATCACGCCATAATTTAGAGATTTTGCAGACTGGTGAACAAACCGAAACTACTCTCAACGGTTTGACAATGGTAGCCACTAACCAATTAGCTGATACTCATAGTGCGATCGCACTCAATCATCCTTATGGTACAAGTAAGCAATTACATAAATGTATTGTAGGCGATCGCGCTCACGCCGTCTTCAACGGTAAAGTTTTCGTTCCCAAACCCGCACAGCTAACCGATGCAGCCCAGTTAAACCGCAACTTGCTGTTATCATCAAAAGCTAGAGTTGACACCAAACCCCAACTAGAAATTACCGCCGACAACGTAAAATGCGCCCACGGCGCAACCGTCAGCCAGTTGGAAGATGATGAAATATTCTACCTGCAAAGCCGGGGAATAGATGCTAACGACGCACGCAAGTTATTAGTAAACGCTTTCGCCGCCGAAATCATCAACCAAATTCCCGTACCTTCCTTGCGAGACAAATTACTAAACACTGTCACTAGTTTTAAATCTCTAACTAATGACTAATGACTATGAGTATTGACTATTGACTAATTCCCCATGACTTATACACCTACCAAAACCCTTGCAGATAAAGTCCGCGCCGACTTCCCCATATTGCATCAGGAAGTCAACGGTAAAACTTTAGTTTACCTAGATAACGCGGCGACATCGCAAAAACCCTTGTTCGTCTTAAATGCACTCAGGGATTATTACGAGCAATATAACTCCAACGTCCACCGGGGAGCGCATACCCTCAGCGCCAAAGCCACCGACGCTTACGAAGGCGCACGGGATAAAGTTGCTAAATTTATTAATGCAGCCTCCCGTAAAGAAATTGTTTACACCCGCAACGCCAGCGAAGCGATTAACCTCGTAGCCTATAGCTGGGGAATGAACAATTTACAAGCTGGTGATGAAATTATTCTGTCGGTGATGGAACACCACAGTAATATAGTTCCCTGGCAATTTGTAGCTCAAAAAACGGGTGCAGTTCTCAAGTTCGTGGAACTAACACCAGAACAAACCTTGGATATGGAACAGTTTAAACAACTGATTTGTGAAAAAACAAAACTGGTTTCCATCGTCCATGTTTCTAACA comes from the Nostoc sp. PCC 7120 = FACHB-418 genome and includes:
- the sufD gene encoding Fe-S cluster assembly protein SufD, yielding MTMQVSPSAIANSDAVSLTSSLLDRDSYLVSLLNQVTVPATEGWLQELRGSAANWVRHSTIPTTREEEWRFTDLSALRRVEFQQGEVKPADISALSLSEAANNRLVFVNGVYAPDLSAVADLPPGIVVDNLSALPITEQERVQKYLAQSEGALEVFTALNTAGISDVAVVLVAKNVIVETPIHLVFIAVAGETATISQPRCLVVAESGSQVSVIEEFVTPNVDEGVYLTNAVTEITIADNAQVVHTRVENESKQAFHIGKTAVTQARYSRYTCHAVTLGGKISRHNLEILQTGEQTETTLNGLTMVATNQLADTHSAIALNHPYGTSKQLHKCIVGDRAHAVFNGKVFVPKPAQLTDAAQLNRNLLLSSKARVDTKPQLEITADNVKCAHGATVSQLEDDEIFYLQSRGIDANDARKLLVNAFAAEIINQIPVPSLRDKLLNTVTSFKSLTND